The proteins below are encoded in one region of Myxocyprinus asiaticus isolate MX2 ecotype Aquarium Trade chromosome 13, UBuf_Myxa_2, whole genome shotgun sequence:
- the LOC127450726 gene encoding SPRY domain-containing SOCS box protein 3-like isoform X1 codes for MSRRSRNSRAWRYVWSGIRRDADARTLVITSESEDWSYDRQQQYSDSDSEAEYPALVPAVPSAVPVTGESYCSCDSQMELSCNSRLRGYTHLRDCHCGEDDQDFDWVWDEGSRSSATLLSCENRKVSFHSEYSCGTAAIRGSKELTEGQHFWEIKMTSPVYGTDMMVGIGTSDVNLDKYRHTFCSLLGKDEDSWGLSYTGLLHHNGDKVCFSTRFGQGSIIGVHLDTWHGTLTFFKNRKCIGIAATEMKNKQVFPMACSTAAKSSMKVIRSVSAPTSLQYLCCSRLRKLLPSGVDALRVLPLPPGLRHLLHSKLGWVLSLDHTHPHAHSYAHSSPGPSSGSDSEGCSSDPEACQRKRCRWT; via the exons ATGTCGAGGCGGAGCAGAAACAGTAGAGCTTGGAGGTACGTGTGGAGCGGAATCCGACGGGATGCAGATGCAAGAACTTTAGTGATCACCTCCGAAAGTGAGGACTGGAGTTATGATCGGCAGCAG CAGTACAGTGACTCTGATTCCGAAGCGGAGTATCCGGCCCTTGTGCCGGCAGTTCCGAGCGCCGTGCCCGTTACAGGAGAGTCGTACTGCAGCTGTGACTCGCAGATGGAGCTCAGCTGTAACTCGCGGCTCCGAGGTTACACACACTTACGAGACTGCCACTGTGGAGAAGACGACCaag ATTTTGACTGGGTGTGGGATGAGGGCAGCCGGTCTTCTGCAACACTGTTAAGCTGTGAGAACAGAAAAGTGAGCTTCCATTCAGAATATAGCTGTGGAACAGCAGCCATTCGTGGCTCCAAAGAACTCACGGAGGGACAACATTTCTGGGAGATTAAAATGACTTCCCCTGTCTACGGCACAGACATG atGGTAGGTATTGGTACATCAGATGTGAATCTGGACAAATATAGACATACGTTCTGCAGCCTGCTGGGTAAAGATGAAGACAGCTGGGGTCTGTCATATACAG gtctgTTGCATCATAATGGTGATAAAGTTTGCTTTTCAACACGTTTCGGCCAGGGTTCCATTATCGGTGTTCACTTGGACACTTGGCATGGAACCCTCACCTTCTTTAAGAATCGCAAATGCATCG gtATTGCAGCAACAGAGATGAAGAATAAGCAAGTGTTTCCGATGGCATGTTCCACTGCTGCCAAAAGCAGCATGAAGGTGATTCGCTCCGTCTCTGCCCCCACCTCACTACAATATCTTTGTTGCTCTCGTCTCCGCAAGCTGCTCCCCTCTGGAGTTGACGCACTTCGAGTTCTGCCCCTCCCGCCTGGCCTCAGACACCTTCTGCACTCCAAACTGGGATGGGTGCTAAGCTTGGATCACACGCATCCACATGCACACTCTTACGCACACAGCTCGCCAGGGCCCTCCTCGGGTAGTGACTCCGAGGGCTGCTCCTCAGACCCCGAGGCCTGCCAGCGGAAACGTTGCCGCTGGACCTGA
- the LOC127450726 gene encoding SPRY domain-containing SOCS box protein 3-like isoform X2, translating into MSRRSRNSRAWRYVWSGIRRDADARTLVITSESEDWSYDRQQYSDSDSEAEYPALVPAVPSAVPVTGESYCSCDSQMELSCNSRLRGYTHLRDCHCGEDDQDFDWVWDEGSRSSATLLSCENRKVSFHSEYSCGTAAIRGSKELTEGQHFWEIKMTSPVYGTDMMVGIGTSDVNLDKYRHTFCSLLGKDEDSWGLSYTGLLHHNGDKVCFSTRFGQGSIIGVHLDTWHGTLTFFKNRKCIGIAATEMKNKQVFPMACSTAAKSSMKVIRSVSAPTSLQYLCCSRLRKLLPSGVDALRVLPLPPGLRHLLHSKLGWVLSLDHTHPHAHSYAHSSPGPSSGSDSEGCSSDPEACQRKRCRWT; encoded by the exons ATGTCGAGGCGGAGCAGAAACAGTAGAGCTTGGAGGTACGTGTGGAGCGGAATCCGACGGGATGCAGATGCAAGAACTTTAGTGATCACCTCCGAAAGTGAGGACTGGAGTTATGATCGGCAGCAG TACAGTGACTCTGATTCCGAAGCGGAGTATCCGGCCCTTGTGCCGGCAGTTCCGAGCGCCGTGCCCGTTACAGGAGAGTCGTACTGCAGCTGTGACTCGCAGATGGAGCTCAGCTGTAACTCGCGGCTCCGAGGTTACACACACTTACGAGACTGCCACTGTGGAGAAGACGACCaag ATTTTGACTGGGTGTGGGATGAGGGCAGCCGGTCTTCTGCAACACTGTTAAGCTGTGAGAACAGAAAAGTGAGCTTCCATTCAGAATATAGCTGTGGAACAGCAGCCATTCGTGGCTCCAAAGAACTCACGGAGGGACAACATTTCTGGGAGATTAAAATGACTTCCCCTGTCTACGGCACAGACATG atGGTAGGTATTGGTACATCAGATGTGAATCTGGACAAATATAGACATACGTTCTGCAGCCTGCTGGGTAAAGATGAAGACAGCTGGGGTCTGTCATATACAG gtctgTTGCATCATAATGGTGATAAAGTTTGCTTTTCAACACGTTTCGGCCAGGGTTCCATTATCGGTGTTCACTTGGACACTTGGCATGGAACCCTCACCTTCTTTAAGAATCGCAAATGCATCG gtATTGCAGCAACAGAGATGAAGAATAAGCAAGTGTTTCCGATGGCATGTTCCACTGCTGCCAAAAGCAGCATGAAGGTGATTCGCTCCGTCTCTGCCCCCACCTCACTACAATATCTTTGTTGCTCTCGTCTCCGCAAGCTGCTCCCCTCTGGAGTTGACGCACTTCGAGTTCTGCCCCTCCCGCCTGGCCTCAGACACCTTCTGCACTCCAAACTGGGATGGGTGCTAAGCTTGGATCACACGCATCCACATGCACACTCTTACGCACACAGCTCGCCAGGGCCCTCCTCGGGTAGTGACTCCGAGGGCTGCTCCTCAGACCCCGAGGCCTGCCAGCGGAAACGTTGCCGCTGGACCTGA